One part of the Vitis riparia cultivar Riparia Gloire de Montpellier isolate 1030 chromosome 6, EGFV_Vit.rip_1.0, whole genome shotgun sequence genome encodes these proteins:
- the LOC117915539 gene encoding uncharacterized protein LOC117915539, producing MASAYSSMASIFLLLLSLALLFETHLAIPPTEDVHDLLPHFGFPRGLIPSSVKEYSLSEDGEFEVHMDHPCYVQFDDLVYYDKKIKGHLSYGSVSDVTGIQAKKFFLWVPVTGIDAASGYIQFHVGALSETLPAEQFENVRVCKAKALIDSI from the coding sequence ATGGCTTCCGCCTATTCATCCATGGCCTCAATCTTTCTCCTCCTCCTCTCTCTGGCCCTCCTCTTCGAAACCCACCTCGCCATCCCCCCCACCGAGGACGTCCACGACCTCCTCCCCCATTTCGGCTTCCCCCGGGGCCTGATCCCCTCCTCCGTCAAGGAGTACTCTCTGTCGGAGGATGGAGAATTCGAGGTCCATATGGATCACCCCTGCTACGTTCAGTTTGATGACCTTGTGTACTACGACAAGAAGATCAAGGGTCATCTCAGTTATGGGTCGGTCTCCGATGTGACCGGGATTCAAGCCAAGAAGTTCTTCTTGTGGGTCCCCGTCACCGGAATTGATGCCGCCTCCGGTTACATCCAGTTTCACGTCGGAGCCTTGTCGGAGACGCTTCCAGCGGAACAGTTCGAAAATGTCCGCGTCTGTAAGGCCAAGGCGTTGATTGATTCTATCTGA
- the LOC117916745 gene encoding F-box/kelch-repeat protein At1g55270 — protein MDQRVEQSPNAQRGFRVQAPLVDSVSCYCKVDSGLKTVAGARKFVPGSKLCIQPDINPHAHKSKNSRRERTRFQPPLLPGLPDDLAIACLIRVPRVEHRKLRLVCKRWHRLLSGNFFYSLRKSLGMAEEWVYVIKRDRDGRISWHAFDPTYQLWQPLPPVPVEYSEALGFGCAVLSGCHLYLFGGKDPMKRSLRRVIFYSARTNKWHRAPDMLRKRHFFGSCVINNCLYVAGGECEGIQRTLRSAEVYDPNRNRWSFISDMSTAMVPFIGVIYNGKWFLKGLGSHREVMSEAYIPETNTWTPISDGMVAGWRNPSISLNGQLYALDCRDGCKLRVYDSDTDSWNKFIDSKLHLGSSRALEAAALVPLNGKLCIIRNNMSISIVDVSSPDKHVESNPHLWENIAGKGHFRTLVTNLWSSIAGRNSLRSHIVHCQVLQA, from the exons ATGGACCAAAGAGTTGAACAGTCTCCTAATGCACAAAGAGGGTTTCGAGTTCAAGCTCCTCTG GTTGATTCTGTATCATGCTATTGCAAAGTAGATTCAGGCTTAAAAACAGTAGCAGGGGCAAGAAAATTTGTACCTGGATCAAAACTTTGTATCCAGCCAGATATCAATCCTCATGCACACAAAAGCAAAAACTCTCGCAGGGAGAGGACCCGGTTCCAGCCGCCTCTTCTGCCTGGTCTCCCTGATGATCTTGCCATTGCTTGCCTGATTCGAGTCCCTCGTGTTGAGCATAGAAAACTCCGTCTAGTTTGCAAGAGATGGCACCGGCTTTTGTCTGGGAACTTCTTTTATTCTCTTAGGAAAAGTCTTGGAATGGCAGAAGAGTGGGTCTATGTTATCAAAAGAGATCGTGATGGAAGGATCTCATGGCATGCTTTTGATCCCACCTACCAGCTCTGGCAACCACTTCCACCAGTTCCTGTGGAATATTCTGAAGCCCTTGGCTTTGGCTGTGCTGTTCTAAGTGGTTGTCACCTGTATCTATTTGGAGGAAAGGATCCAATGAAGAGATCTCTGAGACGGGTCATTTTCTATAGTGCTCGAACAAATAAATGGCATAGGGCTCCAGATATGCTTCGGAAACGTCACTTCTTTGGTTCTTGCGTCATAAATAACTGCCTTTATGTGGCTGGAGGCGAATGCGAAGGAATTCAGAGGACTCTCCGTTCAGCTGAAGTCTATGATCCTAACAGGAATAGGTGGAGCTTTATTTCAGATATGAGCACGGCTATGGTGCCCTTTATTGGGGTAATCTATAATGGAAAATGGTTCCTAAAAGGACTTGGATCCCACCGTGAGGTCATGAGTGAAGCTTATATTCCTGAAACCAATACCTGGACCCCAATCAGTGATGGAATGGTTGCTGGTTGGCGCAACCCTAGCATCTCTTTGAATGGACAGCTCTATGCATTGGACTGCCGGGATGGGTGCAAGCTCAGGGTTTATGACAGTGACACAGATTCATGGAACAAATTCATAGATAGCAAGCTCCATCTGGGGAGCTCCCGAGCTTTGGAGGCTGCTGCTCTTGTCCCCCTTAATGGAAAGCTGTGCATTATACGTAACAACATGAGCATCAGTATTGTGGATGTTTCGAGTCCTGATAAACATGTGGAGAGTAACCCTCACCTTTGGGAAAATATTGCTGGGAAAGGTCACTTCAGGACTCTCGTCACAAATCTATGGTCCAGTATTGCAGGGAGAAACAGCTTGAGGAGTCATATCGTGCACTGTCAAGTGCTCCAAGCATAA